CTCATCCTGCCCGACCTCGCCACGGACGAACTCGCCGGCGAGGCGGCCATGGGAGAGGATCGTGAACCGGTCGCCGACCGGCAGTGCGTGCTGGACGTTATGGGTGATGAAGATGACCCCGAGTCCCTTGGCCCGGGCGCGGATCACGTGGCGGAGGACGATCGCGGCCTCCTTCACGCCGAGCGCGGAGGTGGGCTCGTCGAGGATGAGCACCCGGGCCCCAAAGTACTCTGCCCGCGCGATCGCGAGCGTCTGGCGCTCGCCGCCGGAGAGCGTTCCGACGAGCTGGCTCGTGTCGCGGATCCGGATGCCGATCTCGAGCATCTGCTCCGTCGCGATCCTGCCCGCGGCCGCGACGTCGAACCGCTTGAACGGTCCCCAGCCCACGGTGGGCTCCGACCCGAGGAAGAAGTTCCGGCTGACGCTCATGAGCGGCAGCACGGCCAGATCCTGGTAGACCGTCGCGACACCCCGGTCGAGCGCGTCCCGTGGCGAACGGAGTGTCACGGGGATGCCGTCCATGAGCATCGTTCCCTCATCCGGCGTGTGGACGCCGGAGAGGATCTTGATGAGCGTCGACTTCCCGGCACCGTTGTCGCCGAGCAGGCAGTTGACCTCGCCCGGCCGAACGGAGAGTGAGACATGCTCGAGGGCGATCACCCTCCCGAAATACTTCGAGATGTCGCGCGCCTCGAGGATCGGCGTCGCGGAGGGCGCCGGCCCCGCACCCTGCGTCCCGTAGCCCGCGATCCGGGCCGCGGTGTCGGCGGGCAGCGTGAACGGGGCATCGTCGTGGGGCATCGGCTCGAGGCCGTGGGGCGGTCGCATCAGCGGGTCCCCGAGGCGCGGCGCAGGACGTACTGGTTGACGAGCGACGCGGAGAAGAGGAGCAGCCCGAGCACCGCGAGATACCAATCGGTGTTGATTCCGGCATAGAAGATGCCGAGGTTCGTCACGCCGAGGATGAATGCGCCGAGCGCGGAGCCGATGGCGGAGCCATAACCGCCGGTGAGGAGGGTTCCGCCGACGACGGCGGTGATGATCGCCTGGAACTCGAGGTTGGTGCCGACAAGGACGTTGGCGCTCCCGACCGCTGGGGTGACGATGCAGGCGTACAGCGCGGCGGACGCGGCGGTCGCCATGAACAGGATGATCTTCACCCGGTTCACCGGGACGCCGACATAGCGGGCCGCGACCGGCGAGCCGCCGACGGCGAAGATCCAGTTCCCGAAGCGGGTCCGAAGGAGGACCCAGCTCGCCACGGCGACCACGATGATCCACCAGACGAGCTCCATCTTGAACGAGCCGGTGTCGATCTTGAAGAGCGTCGTCGCGAACGGCGCGAAGGCCGGATCGCTCGCTGCGCCGGTCGGGAGGGCGACGATTGTCTGCTGCGTGATGGCCCGGGTGAGGGCGATCGTCGTCCCGCGAAGGACGAACTGGCTGGCGAGGGTGACGATGAACGACGGGAGCCGCGTCTTGACGACGAGCCACCCGTTGAGGGCCCCGATCGCGAGGGCGAACGCGAACGTCAGCGGGATGGCGACGACCGGCGGCACACCAAACTGGCTGATCAGCAGCGAGAGGAAGATGGACGCCGCGCCGACCATCGAGCCGATCGAGAGGTCGAACTCCCCGGCGATCATGAGAAGCGTGACGGCGGCGCCGAGGATGCCGACCTGCGCGGCGAGCTCGAGGTAGCCGCCGAAGCCGGCCGGGCTGAGGAAACCCGAGCGTCCGCCGAGGATGGCGAAGATGGCGAAGACGAGGATCGCCCCGACGAGGGCGCCCACCTCGGGACGCGAGGCGACCCGGCGGAGCGGACCCTCTGCCCGGAGCCGGCTGGGCGGTGCCGCCGGGGCGACGACGGTCATCGGTTCGACCCTCCGAGACGCGAGGGGCCGGCCGTCTCCGGCCGGCCCCTCAGAGCGACGAACGAGCTGCGGACTACCGGGTGGTGCCGGTGTTCGCGATCACGGTCGCGACGTTCGTCTTGTCGACGACGCCGGGGCCGGTGAGGACGGGCTGCCCACCGCCGGGCATGAGCCCGTAGAGGTGATAGTAGGTGAGGAAGACGACCGGCAGGTACCCCTGCAGCCACTGCTGCTGGTCGATCGCGAAGTCGACGGTACCGGCCTGGATGGCGGCGAGGACGTCCTTCGAGAGGTCGAAGGTCGCGAGATGGACCTTGCCGGCGAGGTTGAGGGCGGTGATCGCCTTGAGGGCCGGCGCAGCGCCGGTGGGGCCGAGGGCCATGACGCCGTTGATCGTCGGATCGGCCTGCAGGGCCGCCGTGATCTTCTGCTGAGCGCCGGACTGGTCGTTGAGGTCGACCTGGAGGACGGTGGACTTGCCGCCGAGACCGGTGGCGAAGCCCTTGCACCGGGCGTCGAGGCCGGCGTTGCCGACTTCCTGGTTGATGCAGATGGCGTTCGTCACGCCGGCCGCCTTCATGAGCGAGCCCGCCTTCTGGCCCGCGATCGACTCATCCTGGCCGACGTGGGTGAGGACGCCGAGCTTGGCGTACACGTCTGAACCGGAGTTGGCGGAGATGACCGGGATCCCGGCCGCGACCGCGGCCTGGATGTGGGGGCCGAGGGCCGTCGCATCCGGGATCGAGACGACGAGGCCGGCCGGCTTCTTTGCCACCGCAGCGTCGATGAGCTGACCCATGGCGTTCATGTCGAAGGTCTGCGGGGCGTTGTACTCGACCTTGACGCCCATGTCCTTGGCGGCCTGGTCGACACCGTTCTTGAAGATGCTCCAGAACGGATCGGACGCCTGACCGTGGGTCACGACCTCGATGAGGATGCCGGATCGGTCGGCACTTCCACCGCCGCTCCCGCTCGACGGGGCGGGCGTCGCCGCACTCGAGCAGGCGCTCGCGACGAGCGCGACGCTCCCGGCGAGCGCCAACAACTTCGGGACTCTCATGTGCTCCTCCTCTGACTGGCGGCCGCCGCGAGGCGGTGAGTCGCGGACATTCTCGCGCATCGGGGAACCCCGCTGCACATGTTCGCCTGACTAGATCTCGGTCACCAGGACCGGGCGCTGTTCGCGACGGGAGCGGTCGGCGGCGATCGCCGTCCGCAGGGCGGCGATCCCGTCGCGTCCGGTGCACGGGCTCGGTGCGTTCCCTGCCGCGACGGACAGGAAGGCGTCGAGCTCGGCTCGGTACGCTTCCGGGAACCGATCGAAGAAGTTCGGCCAGGCGGGACCTGCCGGCGCCGGGACCCCCGGCTCGGCGGACCGGAACGGGCTCCGTGGTCCGAGACCGACGACGACGCTGTCCCGCGATCCGTACACCTCGGCCCGGATGTCATAGCCGAGCGGATCGTGGCGGGTCGTCATGAGGGTGGCGAGGACGCCGTTCGTCATCCGCAGTGACGCCACCGCGGTGTCGACGTCGCCGTACTTCGCGAAGACGTCGAAGCCGCGCACGCTGCCCATCGCGTAGATCTCCTCGACGTCCGCGCCGACGAGCCAGCGGACGATGTCGAAGTCGTGCACGCTGAAGTCGCGGAAGATCCCGCCCGACGTCGGGATGTATGCCTCGTGCGGTGGCTCGGGATCGTGGCCGTGGAGAGCGACCGCATAGATCGTGCCGAGCTCCCCGCTCGCGATGAGCCGGCGGGCCTCGAGGTAGCCCGGGTCGAAGCGGCGCTGGAACCCGAGCTGGAGAGGGATGCCGGCGCGCTCGACGTGCTCGACGACGGCGACGCTCTCGGCGAGGTCTTTCGCGATCGGCTTCTCGCAGAATGTCGGCAGGCGCCGGTCCGCGGTCGCCCGGATGAGCTCCGCATGGGCGTCCGTCGCGGCGGCGATGACGACCGCCTCGGCACCGTCCATCGCCGCGTCGATCGTGGGGCTCGGGGCCGCTCCGACGCTCCGTGCGACCTCGGCGGCGCGGGCCGTGTCGACGTCCGCGACGAGGAGCTCGGTGACGCCCGCGCAATCGACGAGGTTGCGGGCGTGCATCGCTCCGATGCGGCCGGCGCCGATGAGGGCGACCCTCATCCGATCTCGCCTCCTCGGACCCGCATCCTGCCTCCTCGGACCCGCATCCCGAGCGACCGGATCGTCGCGCTTCGGGTGCGGCTGGGTTGCCTGACGTAATCGATTGCTCGACCGACGCGGGCGCACCATACCACGCGGGCCATCGCTGTCAATCGGCGGCGCCGGAGCCGGGGCGCCCAGGGCGAGGCCGGGCCAGGGGCGAGGGTCGGGCCAGGGGAGCCCAGGTGAGACTGCCCGCATTCGTCGCCACCACCCTCGCGCGTCGGGTACGCGCGGACTGCGTACTGGACGCAGCGCACGGTGGATGGCGTGTGCCGGCCGCCGCCCACCGAGCGTGCGCCCGTGGCCGTCGGCCCGGATCCGACGACCAAGCACGCACCGGGAGCGTAGGTGGCACACGATGCGGCGAGATGAGCGACGTCGGACGTTACCGAAAGGACTTGGGCGACCTTCGGCCCGCATCGGCAGCCCGATCACCGAGGTCCGGCGGCGGGGCCGGTGGATCCGCGGACGACGAGCCGGACCGGGAGTCGCACGATCTCCGCGATCTCCGTGACCTCCGCTCTCGTCGGTGTCGCCGCGTGCTCGTCGATCCGCTCGATGAGGCGCCGGACGGCCCACTGGCTCATCGCGACCGTCGACTGGGCGACCGTCGTGAGCGGCGGGTCCATGTACCCGGCGAGCGAGAGTCCGTCGAAGCCGACGACGCTCACGTCCTCGGGCACTCGCCGGCCGGAGGCCCGCAGCGCACGGAGCGCTCCGATCGCCGTGAGGTCGTTGTAGCAGATCACGGCACTGAGATCCGGCGAGCGGCGGAGGAGTCGGGCCATCGCCCGCTCGCCCTCCGCGACGTGCCCGTCGCCGACGGCGAGACGGAGCGTCCCCACGCTCCGCCCGGCCCCCACCAGCCCGTCGCGGATCCCGGCCAGCCTCGGCCGCGCCGCACCGTGGACGGCCGGCGCCCCGATGTGCCCGATCGTCCGGTGACCGAGCCCCACGAGATGCTCCGCGGCGAGGCGGCCGCCCGCTCGATTGTCCGAGAGGATCGTCGGCACGCCCGGCACGGACAGCTCGGAATTCATCATCACCACCGGCAACGGCGCCCTCGCGAGCCAGCGTGCGTGCCGCTCGCCCACCCCGCCGCTCGCCACGATGATCCCATCGACGCGCCGCTCGGCGAGGATCTCGAGGTAGGCGGCCTCCCGTTCCGGATCGTCGGCGCCGTTGCAGAGGACGACCGCGTATTCCGAGCCGACGGCCGCATCCTCGACGGCCCGCACGATCTCGGCGAAGAACGGGTTCTCGACGTCCGTGATGATGAGGCCGATCGTCCGCGTCCGTTGAAGCTTGAGAGAACGGGCGACGCCCGACGGGCGATAGCCGAGCTCCTCCACGACGGCGAAGACGCGGGCCCGGGTCTCCGGGCGGGCCCGGAGCGCCCCGGAGAGGATCCGGCTCACCGTCGCCGTCGAGACGCCGACGCGGGCCGCCACGTCCGCCATGGTGGCACCCATCAGCGTGAGTCCGGTCCGCTCACCATCCGCCTGCGTTCACCGCTGCTGCTCCTCCGCGAGGCCGGCGAGGTATCGGGCCCGCTCCTCGGGGTGGTATTCGGGGCTCGGGGCATCCCACCAGCCGGTCTTCTCCGGCCCGGCCACGGCGAGATCGCGGTCCACCCGGACATGCACGAGCGACGGGCCGCCGGACGCGAGCGCCCGCTCGACCGCAGGGCGGACCTCGTCCGGCCGTGTCGCCTGTTCGGTGTGGACGCCGAACGCTCGGCCGATCGCGGCGTAATCCGGCTGGTAGAGCTCCCCACGACGGAGGAAGTCGGTGGCCGCGCTGCGGCCGAAGAATGTCCGTTGGCCGCCCTTGATGCTGATCCAGCCGCTGTTGTCGAGGACCACCATGCAGACCGCCACGTCGAGCATCGCCGCAGCGGCGAGCTCCTGCATCGTCTGGAGGAAGCTCCCGTCGCCGCCGATCGCGAGGACCTGCCGGTCCGGCGCCGCGAGCTGGCAGCCGATCGCGGCCGGCAGCTCGAAGCCCATCGTGGAGAACCCGCCCGACGTGATGTGGGTCCTCGGCCGGCGCGTCACCCAGCGTTGCTTGACGATCCCCTGGGGCAGTCCCGCGCCCGTGACGACGATGGCATCCGGCCGGGTCGCCGCCTGGATCTCGCGGGTCGCCCTGGCCATCGTCATCGGGACCGCGTCGGATCCGGAGAGGCGCTCGAGGCTCGCGAACCAGGTCGCCGTGCGACGCTGGATCTCCTCAAAATAGGCGCTGTCGCGGTACACGGTGGGGCCGCCTCCGGGTCCCAGCGCCGCGAGGAGGTCGACGAGGACCGCCTTCGCGTCGCCGACGAGCGACGCCTCGACCGGATAGTTCTTGCCGATCTCCCGCGGATCGATGTCGATCTGGACGAGCCGGGAGGGCGGGATCGAGAACGTCACGCCCTTGCGGTACGACGAAGCGCTCCAGTCCGTGAAGCGGTTCCCGACGGAGATGACGACGTCGGCGCTCGCGGCGAGTTCGTTGCCGCAGGTCGAGGCGGTGTCGCCGATCGTCTGGCCCGCGAGCTCGTGGGTCTCGTCGATCGCGCCCTTGCCCTGCCACGTCGTGACGACCGCTGCGCCGAGTCGCTCGGCGAGTGCGGTGAGCTCGGCGGCCGCGTCGGCGAGGATGACCCCTCCCCCGGCGACGATGACCGGCCGTCGGGCGCCGCGGACGAGTGCCGCCGCCCGCTCGACATCGTCGGCAGCAGGGCGGAGACGGCCGCGAGCCTCGCGGGCGGCCGGATCGGGGAGGACGACGTCCGCGGACTCCGCCTGAAGGTCCATGGCGAGATCGAGGAGGACCGGTCCGGGACGCCCGGAGACCATCTGATTCCACGCCCGATGGAGGACGAACGGCAACTCGTCCACTCTCGACGGCTGCCACCACTCCTTCACGACCGGCTCGAAGACCCGCGGGTTGTCGGCAGCGTGGCGGCGCTCGAACTCCTGGAACAGGCCGTGACCGCGCATGTACGTATGGGCCGAACCCACGGCAAGGAGGACGGCCGTCGAATCCACATACGCGGTGCCCATCCCGACGACGGTGTTCATCGCGCCGGGACCGATGCTCGAGAACGCGAGCATCGGTCGGCCGCTGACCCGGTACCAGCCGTCGGCGAGGTGGACCGCCGACTGCTCGTGCATCACCTGAACGGTCCGGATCGCGTCGCTCCGATCGATGAGCGCGTCGACGATCGCCCAGCAGCCGTGGCCGGGGATGCCGGCGGCGTGGGTGACGCCCTGGCGGACGAGGTATTCGACGAGGATCTGCGCGCCCGACAGGCGCACCGGCTCGGCCATCCCACACCGTCCCGTAATCGATTGCTTCGCGATGCCGAGCGGTATTATGCCCCTGCCCGCCGACCGCTCGGCGGGCCATCCCGATCGCGACGACCGCCGGTCGCCGAGGAGGCCATGGACGTCCTCACCGACACTCCCCTCGCCCGCACGGTCGCCGCGACGGCGACCGACATCTGGAACGATTCGTGTTCCGTCGAGGAGCTCGAGTACGCCGTCGCGAATGGCGCCGTCGGCGCCACGGCGAACCCGACCATCGTCAGCGACGTCTGGCGGTCCGACCCGGGCCGCTGGCGTGCGACGACCCGTGAGCTCGCGCAGGCCCACCCGACATGGACGGAGGTGGACCTCGCCTGGAGCATCGTCGAAGCGATGTCGCTCCGGGCGGCCCCGCTCCTCCTGCCCGCGCACGAACGGACCGGCGGCCGGCAGGGCCGACTCTCGATGCAGACCGATCCGACGTTCTGGCGAACCCCCGAGCGGATGCTCGCCCAGGGCGTCCATTTCGCCGGACTCGCGCCGAACATCATCGTGAAGTTCCCGGCCACCGCGGCCGGGATCGGCGTCATGGAGGAGGCGACATATCGCGGCGTCAACGTCAACTGCACGGTGAGTTTCAGCGTCGCCCAGGCGGTCGCCGCGGCCGAAGCGGTCGAGCGGGGGCTTCGTCGGCGAGAGGTCGAAGGGCTGCCCGTGCACCGGATGGGCCCGGTCATCACGCTCATGATGGGCCGGATCGAGGACTGGCTCCGCGTCCAGACCGAGCGCGACGGGATCGTCGCGGACCCGCTGGCGCTGCCCTGGTCCGGCGTCGCGGTCTTCAAGCGAGCGTACGCTGTGTTCCGCGAACGGGGCCTTCGGGCCCGCCTCCTCGGCGCCGCGGTCCGCCATCACTACCACTGGAGCGAGCTCATCGGCGGCGACGTCGTCATCACCCTGCCGGCGATCTGGCAACGGCGGTTCAACGCCTCGGACATCGACGTGCGCCCGCGGATGGACGATCCGGTCCCGGCGGCGATCATCGCGGATCTCGAGCGGCACTTCCCGGACTTCGTTCGCGCCTATGAGCCGGACGGCCTGTCGCTCGACGAGTTCGACACGTTCGGGCCGACGGTCCGGACACTCCGCGCGTTCATCGGCTCCTACCACGATCTCCTCCACCAGGTCACGGACGCGGTCCTGCCGAATCCGGACGTCGCGACCTCCCGCGCATGAGTGGCTCGTCGGCCGGCGGCGATCCGCCGGTCGCGGCAGTCGCGCCGCCGAACCGCCTCGCCGTGGACGCGCTCCACCTGAGGCCGGAGGGCGACGGAGCGGTCGGCCTCGATCCGACACGAGCTGGCTGGCGGTATCTGTCGTTCGA
Above is a window of Chloroflexota bacterium DNA encoding:
- a CDS encoding sugar ABC transporter ATP-binding protein: MPHDDAPFTLPADTAARIAGYGTQGAGPAPSATPILEARDISKYFGRVIALEHVSLSVRPGEVNCLLGDNGAGKSTLIKILSGVHTPDEGTMLMDGIPVTLRSPRDALDRGVATVYQDLAVLPLMSVSRNFFLGSEPTVGWGPFKRFDVAAAGRIATEQMLEIGIRIRDTSQLVGTLSGGERQTLAIARAEYFGARVLILDEPTSALGVKEAAIVLRHVIRARAKGLGVIFITHNVQHALPVGDRFTILSHGRLAGEFVRGEVGQDELLRLMGGGDELAELATELEALMNADATTVEAAATSSDAGTMPGSAS
- a CDS encoding ABC transporter permease, translated to MTVVAPAAPPSRLRAEGPLRRVASRPEVGALVGAILVFAIFAILGGRSGFLSPAGFGGYLELAAQVGILGAAVTLLMIAGEFDLSIGSMVGAASIFLSLLISQFGVPPVVAIPLTFAFALAIGALNGWLVVKTRLPSFIVTLASQFVLRGTTIALTRAITQQTIVALPTGAASDPAFAPFATTLFKIDTGSFKMELVWWIIVVAVASWVLLRTRFGNWIFAVGGSPVAARYVGVPVNRVKIILFMATAASAALYACIVTPAVGSANVLVGTNLEFQAIITAVVGGTLLTGGYGSAIGSALGAFILGVTNLGIFYAGINTDWYLAVLGLLLFSASLVNQYVLRRASGTR
- a CDS encoding sugar ABC transporter substrate-binding protein; the protein is MRVPKLLALAGSVALVASACSSAATPAPSSGSGGGSADRSGILIEVVTHGQASDPFWSIFKNGVDQAAKDMGVKVEYNAPQTFDMNAMGQLIDAAVAKKPAGLVVSIPDATALGPHIQAAVAAGIPVISANSGSDVYAKLGVLTHVGQDESIAGQKAGSLMKAAGVTNAICINQEVGNAGLDARCKGFATGLGGKSTVLQVDLNDQSGAQQKITAALQADPTINGVMALGPTGAAPALKAITALNLAGKVHLATFDLSKDVLAAIQAGTVDFAIDQQQWLQGYLPVVFLTYYHLYGLMPGGGQPVLTGPGVVDKTNVATVIANTGTTR
- a CDS encoding Gfo/Idh/MocA family oxidoreductase, which translates into the protein MRVALIGAGRIGAMHARNLVDCAGVTELLVADVDTARAAEVARSVGAAPSPTIDAAMDGAEAVVIAAATDAHAELIRATADRRLPTFCEKPIAKDLAESVAVVEHVERAGIPLQLGFQRRFDPGYLEARRLIASGELGTIYAVALHGHDPEPPHEAYIPTSGGIFRDFSVHDFDIVRWLVGADVEEIYAMGSVRGFDVFAKYGDVDTAVASLRMTNGVLATLMTTRHDPLGYDIRAEVYGSRDSVVVGLGPRSPFRSAEPGVPAPAGPAWPNFFDRFPEAYRAELDAFLSVAAGNAPSPCTGRDGIAALRTAIAADRSRREQRPVLVTEI
- a CDS encoding LacI family DNA-binding transcriptional regulator, with the translated sequence MGATMADVAARVGVSTATVSRILSGALRARPETRARVFAVVEELGYRPSGVARSLKLQRTRTIGLIITDVENPFFAEIVRAVEDAAVGSEYAVVLCNGADDPEREAAYLEILAERRVDGIIVASGGVGERHARWLARAPLPVVMMNSELSVPGVPTILSDNRAGGRLAAEHLVGLGHRTIGHIGAPAVHGAARPRLAGIRDGLVGAGRSVGTLRLAVGDGHVAEGERAMARLLRRSPDLSAVICYNDLTAIGALRALRASGRRVPEDVSVVGFDGLSLAGYMDPPLTTVAQSTVAMSQWAVRRLIERIDEHAATPTRAEVTEIAEIVRLPVRLVVRGSTGPAAGPR
- a CDS encoding thiamine pyrophosphate-binding protein, which codes for MAEPVRLSGAQILVEYLVRQGVTHAAGIPGHGCWAIVDALIDRSDAIRTVQVMHEQSAVHLADGWYRVSGRPMLAFSSIGPGAMNTVVGMGTAYVDSTAVLLAVGSAHTYMRGHGLFQEFERRHAADNPRVFEPVVKEWWQPSRVDELPFVLHRAWNQMVSGRPGPVLLDLAMDLQAESADVVLPDPAAREARGRLRPAADDVERAAALVRGARRPVIVAGGGVILADAAAELTALAERLGAAVVTTWQGKGAIDETHELAGQTIGDTASTCGNELAASADVVISVGNRFTDWSASSYRKGVTFSIPPSRLVQIDIDPREIGKNYPVEASLVGDAKAVLVDLLAALGPGGGPTVYRDSAYFEEIQRRTATWFASLERLSGSDAVPMTMARATREIQAATRPDAIVVTGAGLPQGIVKQRWVTRRPRTHITSGGFSTMGFELPAAIGCQLAAPDRQVLAIGGDGSFLQTMQELAAAAMLDVAVCMVVLDNSGWISIKGGQRTFFGRSAATDFLRRGELYQPDYAAIGRAFGVHTEQATRPDEVRPAVERALASGGPSLVHVRVDRDLAVAGPEKTGWWDAPSPEYHPEERARYLAGLAEEQQR
- a CDS encoding transaldolase: MDVLTDTPLARTVAATATDIWNDSCSVEELEYAVANGAVGATANPTIVSDVWRSDPGRWRATTRELAQAHPTWTEVDLAWSIVEAMSLRAAPLLLPAHERTGGRQGRLSMQTDPTFWRTPERMLAQGVHFAGLAPNIIVKFPATAAGIGVMEEATYRGVNVNCTVSFSVAQAVAAAEAVERGLRRREVEGLPVHRMGPVITLMMGRIEDWLRVQTERDGIVADPLALPWSGVAVFKRAYAVFRERGLRARLLGAAVRHHYHWSELIGGDVVITLPAIWQRRFNASDIDVRPRMDDPVPAAIIADLERHFPDFVRAYEPDGLSLDEFDTFGPTVRTLRAFIGSYHDLLHQVTDAVLPNPDVATSRA